In Saprospiraceae bacterium, a genomic segment contains:
- a CDS encoding MBOAT family protein, which translates to MVFSSIVFILYFLPAFLICYYLVGKAYKNIVILAFSIFFYSWGAPKFIFVILGTTFLDFHLVRWMDQSKQEIRRKLLLLLSLSVNLGLLFYFKYSNFFIDNVNVFLSWMGMEAVHWTKLILPIGISFYTFETITYVVDVYRRIHKPLRHFWDYQTYIILFPKLIAGPIVRYHDLADQISDRSAHDNYDYKLRGFYRFVLGLSKKVILANHMGQYADEIFAGDFMSLSTPMAWAGILAYTFQIYFDFSGYSDMAIGIAKMIGFRFPENFDNPYISGSITEFWRRWHMTLGSWMKNYLYIPLGGNQVTNKSRLYFNLWLVFLASGLWHGASWSFVIWGAYHGCWLVLERMFLMKIYERMETGWLKIIRTIWCFVIVVIGWVFFRIEEVDKAFLYLQNMFHFSFDHSFQADSSFYFYGALCLVFSFFAFSKSGSKIQQLIYFENYSLRRHYSMAGISLVLLSLCIALISSSGFNPFIYFRF; encoded by the coding sequence ATGGTATTCAGCAGCATCGTTTTTATTCTCTACTTTCTTCCGGCATTCCTGATTTGTTATTATCTCGTAGGGAAGGCCTATAAGAATATAGTTATACTCGCATTCAGCATTTTCTTTTATAGCTGGGGAGCTCCGAAATTTATTTTTGTAATCCTGGGAACGACCTTCCTCGATTTTCATCTCGTTCGATGGATGGACCAATCTAAACAAGAAATCAGGAGAAAATTATTGTTGCTGCTTTCTCTATCTGTGAATCTTGGATTGCTGTTTTATTTCAAATATTCCAATTTTTTTATCGACAATGTCAATGTTTTCTTATCCTGGATGGGTATGGAAGCGGTGCATTGGACTAAACTCATACTTCCTATTGGAATATCATTTTATACTTTTGAAACCATCACATATGTTGTTGATGTATATCGAAGAATTCATAAACCCCTCCGGCATTTTTGGGATTATCAAACGTATATCATATTATTTCCTAAACTTATTGCAGGCCCCATTGTCAGGTACCACGATCTGGCGGATCAAATCAGTGATCGGTCGGCTCATGATAACTATGACTATAAATTAAGGGGGTTTTACAGATTTGTTTTGGGACTTTCAAAGAAAGTCATCCTTGCCAATCACATGGGACAATATGCAGATGAAATTTTTGCTGGAGATTTTATGAGTTTATCTACGCCAATGGCCTGGGCAGGGATCCTTGCATATACGTTTCAGATTTATTTTGATTTCAGTGGTTATTCAGACATGGCAATAGGTATAGCTAAAATGATCGGATTTCGATTTCCTGAGAATTTTGACAATCCCTATATTTCCGGTAGCATCACAGAATTTTGGCGACGATGGCACATGACCCTCGGAAGTTGGATGAAAAACTATTTATACATTCCGCTTGGAGGAAATCAAGTAACAAACAAATCGAGATTGTATTTTAATTTATGGCTTGTGTTTCTCGCATCAGGATTATGGCATGGAGCTTCATGGAGTTTTGTGATTTGGGGAGCTTACCATGGATGTTGGTTGGTCCTCGAAAGAATGTTTTTAATGAAGATTTATGAACGCATGGAAACGGGATGGCTGAAAATCATCAGGACCATTTGGTGTTTTGTCATTGTTGTTATCGGTTGGGTGTTTTTTAGAATAGAGGAAGTCGACAAGGCCTTTTTATACCTTCAGAACATGTTTCATTTTTCATTTGATCATAGTTTTCAAGCGGATTCGTCTTTTTATTTTTACGGAGCTTTATGTCTGGTGTTTTCATTTTTTGCATTTAGTAAATCGGGCAGTAAGATTCAGCAACTCATTTATTTTGAAAACTACAGTTTAAGAAGGCATTACAGCATGGCTGGGATTTCACTGGTATTGTTAAGTCTGTGTATTGCTTTGATCAGCTCAAGTGGTTTCAATCCTTTTATTTATTTTAGATTTTAA
- a CDS encoding nitroreductase has protein sequence MDSRFILISDIIRARKSEFPSTYKSGNIDPKLIDDLISNALWAPNHKKTEPWRFVVVYGEKKQELSDFMAEHYLKTTPTDKFDIVKQRKASEKPLQSGAIIAICIHRSPEALIPAWEESAAVACAVQNLWLSCTAIGLGAYWSTPGIIKNLNEFLQLHEHEECMGLFYMGWSGNPGTERTRNSLDQVRRWL, from the coding sequence ATGGACAGTCGATTTATTCTAATTTCAGACATTATCAGGGCGCGTAAGTCCGAATTTCCATCTACCTACAAATCAGGCAACATTGACCCAAAACTTATTGATGACTTGATTTCCAACGCATTATGGGCACCAAATCATAAAAAAACCGAACCCTGGAGGTTTGTAGTCGTATATGGCGAAAAGAAACAGGAACTATCAGATTTTATGGCAGAACATTACCTAAAAACCACACCTACCGACAAATTTGATATAGTAAAACAAAGAAAAGCTTCAGAAAAACCGCTCCAATCGGGTGCAATCATTGCCATTTGCATCCACCGAAGTCCTGAAGCCTTGATCCCTGCCTGGGAAGAAAGCGCCGCCGTCGCCTGCGCAGTTCAAAATCTTTGGCTGAGTTGCACTGCAATTGGACTGGGAGCCTATTGGAGCACTCCCGGCATCATCAAGAATCTAAATGAATTTCTTCAACTCCACGAACACGAGGAATGCATGGGTTTATTTTATATGGGCTGGTCAGGAAATCCTGGCACAGAACGCACTCGCAATAGTCTCGATCAGGTTAGGCGGTGGTTGTAA
- a CDS encoding metal-dependent transcriptional regulator, whose protein sequence is MLTVSEENYLKAIYKIIQNNPEASAGTKEIAKEMGTTAASVTDMIQRLAEKELLTYQKYYGASLTREGQKMALMLLRKHRLWEVFLVEKLGFNWDEVHDVAEQLEHIQSIELVERLDAFLGNPKFDPHGDPIPNENGSFTYRQQVSLASVGVPGKKVLVLGVRQQKPEFLQYLDSIKLKPGSHIEILHKTSYDQSIQLRAEQEESAWISHQTALDIIVKP, encoded by the coding sequence ATGCTAACTGTTTCCGAAGAAAATTATTTGAAGGCAATTTACAAAATCATCCAGAACAATCCTGAAGCATCGGCAGGTACTAAGGAAATTGCCAAGGAAATGGGCACGACGGCCGCATCGGTTACGGATATGATCCAACGGTTGGCGGAAAAAGAACTGCTTACCTATCAAAAGTATTATGGAGCGAGTTTAACGCGAGAAGGTCAAAAAATGGCATTAATGCTGTTGAGAAAACACCGCTTATGGGAAGTGTTTCTTGTTGAAAAATTGGGCTTTAATTGGGATGAAGTACACGATGTTGCTGAACAATTGGAACACATACAATCTATTGAACTTGTGGAGCGACTGGATGCTTTTCTAGGCAATCCAAAATTCGATCCGCATGGAGACCCTATACCCAATGAAAACGGAAGTTTTACTTATCGACAGCAAGTAAGTCTTGCCAGTGTTGGAGTGCCTGGTAAAAAAGTACTGGTATTAGGTGTCAGACAGCAAAAACCTGAATTTTTACAGTACCTCGATAGTATAAAATTAAAACCGGGTTCTCACATCGAAATTCTCCATAAAACATCTTACGATCAATCCATTCAACTCAGGGCGGAGCAGGAAGAATCTGCCTGGATAAGTCATCAAACCGCATTAGATATTATAGTAAAACCTTAA
- a CDS encoding zinc ABC transporter substrate-binding protein, producing the protein MKIHLTLLFSCWIAFSAMASKPVVLATASMWADMAKVIGGELIEVEMIVPVGSDPHLYEPTPGDLRKVHRADLILINGLTFEGWLEKLIQSSESKAFRKILTEGIVPITNPHFKNSTDPHAWMDPINGKTYANNLATALIAIDSLHEKEYRFNLNIYLQELDDLHNYISSRVLEIPMEHRVLITSHDAFHYFGNRYGLEVESLLGTSTDADVQTGDFLRVNQLIKNQKIPAIFIESTINPKLMEQISKENKVKIGGKLFADSLGDEGTMADTYIGMLRSNAEIIFNALSQREGTTELDTNHHKSNWSFDSSNYYFFIPLFLLLILAVYFLLKRMRSI; encoded by the coding sequence ATGAAAATTCACCTAACTCTTTTGTTTTCCTGTTGGATTGCATTTTCTGCAATGGCTTCCAAACCCGTTGTTTTAGCAACTGCCTCTATGTGGGCTGATATGGCTAAAGTCATTGGTGGTGAACTCATTGAAGTAGAAATGATCGTTCCGGTTGGATCCGACCCGCATTTGTATGAACCTACGCCCGGAGATTTACGAAAAGTCCACAGGGCAGATTTGATACTCATCAACGGACTAACTTTTGAAGGCTGGTTGGAAAAGTTAATACAATCTTCTGAATCGAAAGCTTTCAGAAAAATTCTTACTGAAGGCATTGTGCCCATTACCAACCCGCATTTCAAGAATTCGACTGATCCACATGCTTGGATGGATCCCATTAATGGAAAAACATATGCCAACAATCTCGCAACGGCGTTGATAGCGATTGATTCTTTGCATGAAAAGGAATATCGATTCAACCTGAATATTTATTTACAAGAATTAGATGATTTGCATAACTATATAAGTTCCAGAGTGCTGGAAATTCCAATGGAACATCGGGTGCTGATTACGTCGCATGATGCATTTCATTATTTCGGAAACAGATATGGATTAGAGGTAGAGTCTTTGCTGGGCACATCTACTGATGCAGATGTGCAAACAGGTGACTTTTTGCGGGTAAATCAGCTCATAAAAAATCAAAAGATACCTGCCATATTTATTGAAAGTACGATTAACCCGAAATTGATGGAACAGATCAGTAAGGAAAATAAAGTAAAAATAGGAGGTAAATTATTTGCGGATTCATTAGGAGATGAAGGCACTATGGCCGACACCTACATCGGAATGTTGCGATCAAATGCTGAGATTATTTTTAATGCCTTGAGTCAGAGAGAAGGAACTACTGAATTGGACACCAATCATCACAAATCTAATTGGAGTTTTGACTCAAGTAATTATTATTTTTTCATTCCGCTCTTTCTATTGCTTATTTTAGCCGTTTACTTTTTGCTTAAACGCATGCGATCTATATGA
- a CDS encoding metal ABC transporter ATP-binding protein has product MTAQAYSLEISGLSVAYDEKRVLSNIYLKIEAGHIYGLIGPNGAGKSTLFKAILMQVPISAGHIRFLNKDVAECMTSIAYVPQKDDVDWQFPATVYDIVAMGRFSHKKLFSRFNKRDHEIIQQAIEMLDIQKLSNRQIGELSGGQQQRVFLARALCQQANMILMDEPFVGVDVKTEQRIIEILKQLAAEGKTILVVHHDLDSVQAYFDRVILINHKLMAYGDTDKVFTKENISATYASQSSLFQYMKRGG; this is encoded by the coding sequence ATGACAGCACAGGCATATTCACTGGAAATATCAGGACTTTCTGTCGCTTACGACGAAAAGCGTGTATTGTCAAATATTTATTTAAAGATCGAAGCCGGACATATTTATGGATTGATCGGACCGAATGGTGCTGGTAAATCGACCTTATTCAAAGCGATCCTGATGCAGGTTCCCATAAGTGCCGGACACATCCGATTTTTGAATAAAGATGTAGCAGAATGTATGACATCCATTGCTTACGTTCCTCAGAAAGATGACGTTGATTGGCAATTTCCGGCTACCGTCTACGACATCGTAGCAATGGGACGATTTTCACATAAGAAATTATTTTCGCGATTCAATAAACGCGATCACGAAATCATTCAACAAGCCATTGAGATGCTGGATATTCAGAAACTTTCAAACCGGCAGATCGGTGAATTGTCTGGAGGACAACAACAAAGAGTATTTTTGGCCAGAGCACTTTGCCAGCAAGCTAACATGATCTTGATGGATGAACCTTTTGTAGGTGTGGATGTAAAAACGGAACAAAGGATCATCGAAATATTAAAGCAATTGGCAGCCGAGGGAAAAACAATTTTGGTAGTACACCACGACCTCGATAGTGTTCAAGCATATTTCGATCGCGTGATTCTCATCAATCACAAACTAATGGCCTATGGCGATACAGATAAAGTTTTTACCAAAGAAAATATTTCGGCAACCTATGCAAGCCAATCGAGTTTGTTTCAATACATGAAGCGGGGAGGATAG
- a CDS encoding MBL fold metallo-hydrolase, translating to MKIKFCGAARGVTGSCHLLTLENGYKILLDCGLFQGEDEIDDDINSRWLFDPAEIDIMILSHAHIDHCGRLPKLVKDGFKGHIISTHATRDLAEIMLMDTAHIQERDAEYFNRKIAEKRKKHTGEKLKYREPIYKSADVTNAMKHFITVSYDRWVELAKGIKLLFTDSGHILGSAAVNLVIQKGGDDLRLAFTGDIGRPHRPILKNPQEMWPADVVITESTYGDKLHLQRPAEKEQFMQVISDTCVSRKGKLIIPAFSLGRTQELVYLLYQLCNEAKLPNVPVYVDSPLAVSATDIYKAHSECFDEELYEYILKDPDPFGFRKLKYITDVNESKSLNNSKEPCIIISAAGMINAGRIQHHVFNNIEDPKNTILIVGYSSPGTPGGKLRAHVDSLKLFGELKKVNAKIEIMDSFSAHGDQHEMIEYLSNQKSSCKKMYLVHGDYDVQQKYQQMLQSQHFVRPEIPEFGQLVEVHGS from the coding sequence ATGAAAATAAAATTTTGCGGAGCTGCCCGGGGAGTAACGGGTTCATGCCATTTACTGACACTGGAAAATGGTTATAAAATATTATTAGACTGTGGCTTGTTTCAGGGCGAAGATGAGATCGATGACGATATCAATTCGAGATGGCTCTTTGATCCTGCAGAAATCGACATTATGATCTTATCTCATGCACATATTGATCATTGTGGTCGACTTCCAAAATTAGTAAAAGATGGATTTAAAGGTCATATAATTTCTACACACGCCACTCGTGATCTAGCCGAAATCATGCTGATGGATACAGCTCATATTCAGGAACGGGATGCAGAGTATTTCAATAGAAAAATAGCAGAGAAAAGAAAAAAACACACCGGAGAAAAATTGAAGTACCGCGAGCCCATTTATAAATCTGCTGATGTGACCAATGCCATGAAACATTTTATTACTGTTTCTTATGATCGATGGGTAGAGCTTGCAAAAGGCATAAAATTATTATTTACAGATTCAGGTCATATACTTGGTTCCGCTGCAGTTAATCTCGTCATTCAAAAAGGCGGCGATGATTTGCGATTGGCTTTTACAGGCGACATTGGTAGACCCCATCGGCCAATCCTTAAAAACCCGCAAGAAATGTGGCCTGCAGACGTGGTGATCACTGAATCGACATATGGTGACAAACTTCATTTACAAAGGCCTGCAGAAAAGGAACAATTCATGCAAGTCATTTCAGATACCTGTGTTAGCCGCAAAGGCAAACTTATTATACCGGCATTTAGTCTGGGTCGCACACAAGAATTGGTTTATCTTTTATATCAATTGTGCAATGAAGCTAAACTACCGAATGTTCCAGTTTATGTCGATAGTCCTTTAGCAGTAAGTGCAACTGACATTTACAAAGCACATTCTGAATGTTTCGATGAAGAACTTTATGAATATATTTTAAAGGACCCCGATCCATTTGGATTTCGAAAATTAAAATATATTACAGACGTCAATGAATCTAAAAGTTTAAATAACAGTAAAGAACCTTGCATTATTATTTCTGCAGCCGGAATGATCAATGCAGGAAGGATTCAACATCATGTCTTTAACAATATAGAAGATCCCAAAAATACGATCCTTATTGTTGGTTACAGTTCTCCGGGTACTCCCGGCGGAAAATTACGCGCCCATGTTGATTCTCTCAAATTATTTGGAGAACTTAAAAAAGTAAATGCAAAAATTGAAATCATGGATTCATTTTCTGCGCATGGCGACCAACATGAAATGATCGAATATTTATCAAATCAAAAATCCAGTTGTAAAAAAATGTATCTGGTACATGGCGATTACGATGTCCAGCAAAAATACCAACAGATGTTACAAAGCCAACACTTCGTGCGTCCCGAAATTCCGGAATTTGGGCAGCTTGTAGAAGTTCATGGATCATAA
- a CDS encoding glutamate--tRNA ligase — protein sequence MAQKEIRLRFAPSPTGALHIGGIRTALYNYLFARKMGGKFILRVEDTDQGRYVDGAEKYILRSLEWLNLLPDEGPENGGPYQPYRQSERKQIYRDHAEILLKKGKAYYAFDTTEALDALRKSGDGNQKYDYNTRIQMRNSTNMNAEQLSAAFKANEAYVIRLKVPENEEVVIQDAIRGQVRFHTSELDDKVLIKSDNMPTYHMANVVDDKLMRISHVIRGEEWLSSTAHHYLLYKAFEWEEDMPQFAHLPLILKPTGNGKLSKRDGAQFGFPVFPMDWNNDDGSKLMGFKEFGFEPEALLNFLALLGWHPGGDQELFSVEEMIPLFSLDKIVKSGARFDFEKSKWFNQQHLLQIPEENICDRLIAVFKDHGIELSLALSKSIYSMYKDRVIFFKDYFEQAKAYFKETNSYDANFIQQKFKIEYLSVLKALKLELQDLALFEANNIHGLLQEFIKKMNIKPGELFPLLRLVMTGIPTGPDVFKMMEFMGKDKLNQRIELFSDFIDKNLTV from the coding sequence ATGGCTCAAAAAGAAATACGTCTGCGTTTTGCTCCGAGTCCAACCGGAGCTTTACATATTGGAGGCATCCGAACTGCCTTATACAATTATTTGTTTGCCCGGAAAATGGGCGGCAAATTTATACTACGCGTTGAAGATACGGATCAGGGACGATATGTCGATGGAGCAGAAAAATATATCCTGCGAAGTCTGGAATGGTTGAATCTGCTTCCAGACGAAGGTCCTGAAAATGGCGGCCCTTATCAACCCTACAGACAATCTGAAAGAAAACAAATCTATCGCGATCACGCTGAGATTTTATTGAAAAAAGGGAAAGCTTATTATGCCTTTGATACCACAGAGGCTTTGGATGCCTTGAGAAAATCAGGTGATGGAAATCAAAAATATGATTACAACACCCGAATCCAAATGCGCAATTCTACGAATATGAATGCCGAACAATTGTCAGCTGCATTCAAAGCAAACGAAGCTTATGTGATCCGTTTAAAAGTTCCGGAAAATGAAGAAGTTGTCATTCAAGATGCCATACGCGGACAAGTTCGATTTCATACATCAGAATTGGATGATAAAGTATTGATCAAATCAGACAATATGCCTACCTACCACATGGCAAATGTGGTTGACGATAAACTTATGCGCATTTCACATGTCATCCGGGGAGAAGAGTGGTTATCTTCAACAGCACATCATTATCTTTTGTATAAAGCATTTGAATGGGAAGAGGATATGCCACAATTTGCACATTTGCCTTTGATTCTCAAACCCACCGGAAATGGAAAATTGTCAAAACGCGACGGCGCCCAATTTGGTTTTCCGGTATTTCCCATGGATTGGAACAATGATGATGGAAGTAAACTTATGGGATTTAAAGAATTTGGATTTGAACCGGAAGCTTTGTTAAATTTTCTTGCTTTATTAGGTTGGCATCCGGGAGGAGATCAGGAATTGTTTAGTGTTGAAGAAATGATTCCTTTGTTTTCGCTAGACAAAATAGTTAAATCCGGTGCTCGCTTTGATTTTGAAAAAAGCAAATGGTTCAATCAACAACATTTGTTGCAAATACCTGAAGAAAATATTTGTGACCGTTTGATAGCAGTATTTAAAGATCATGGAATTGAATTATCATTGGCATTAAGTAAAAGCATTTATAGCATGTATAAAGATCGGGTCATTTTTTTCAAGGATTATTTCGAGCAAGCCAAGGCTTATTTTAAAGAAACGAATTCTTATGATGCAAACTTTATCCAGCAAAAATTTAAAATTGAATATTTGTCAGTCCTGAAAGCATTAAAACTAGAATTGCAAGATTTAGCTCTTTTCGAGGCCAACAATATTCATGGATTACTACAGGAGTTTATCAAAAAAATGAATATCAAACCAGGAGAATTATTTCCACTTCTCCGACTTGTGATGACAGGTATTCCAACAGGCCCCGATGTATTTAAAATGATGGAATTCATGGGAAAAGACAAGCTAAATCAAAGAATTGAACTATTTTCGGATTTTATAGATAAGAATCTTACTGTATGA
- a CDS encoding polysaccharide deacetylase family protein has product MVYLSFTPKFLQQIFPDLVWRIETSNKEIYLSFDDGPIPEVTPWILEQLEQFHAKASFFCVGQNIERHPEIFAQIIRAGHTVGSHSFNHLSGWGTDNLEYILNVRKGARACGSNLYRPPYGRLKPSQTRILKHHYKIIMWDVLSGDFDPDLSAEACYQNVIRNTLPGSIVVFHDSIKSKTKLKFGTSLLFIYHLTK; this is encoded by the coding sequence ATGGTCTATTTGAGTTTTACCCCAAAGTTTCTCCAGCAGATATTTCCGGACCTGGTTTGGAGAATAGAGACGTCTAATAAAGAAATTTACCTGAGTTTTGATGATGGGCCGATACCGGAAGTAACTCCCTGGATATTAGAGCAACTCGAGCAATTCCATGCCAAAGCCAGTTTTTTTTGTGTAGGCCAGAATATTGAAAGGCATCCAGAAATTTTTGCTCAAATTATACGTGCTGGACATACTGTAGGGAGTCATAGCTTCAATCATCTTTCAGGCTGGGGAACCGATAATTTGGAATACATACTCAACGTACGCAAAGGAGCCAGAGCCTGCGGATCGAATTTATACAGGCCACCATACGGAAGACTTAAACCATCACAAACAAGAATTTTAAAGCATCATTACAAAATTATTATGTGGGATGTATTAAGTGGAGATTTTGATCCGGATTTATCAGCGGAGGCTTGTTATCAAAATGTCATTCGCAACACCTTGCCAGGGTCCATTGTCGTGTTTCACGATTCTATAAAATCAAAAACAAAATTGAAATTTGGTACTAGCCTTTTGTTCATA